The Mycolicibacterium smegmatis genome has a window encoding:
- a CDS encoding DUF1416 domain-containing protein codes for MCSAPKQGLTLPAGVDLEKETVITGRVVDGSGQAVGGAFVRLLDGSDEFTAEVVASATGDFRFFAAPGTWTVRALSSAGNGNVTVAPTGAGIHEVDVKVA; via the coding sequence ATGTGCTCTGCACCCAAGCAAGGGCTGACGTTGCCGGCCGGCGTTGACCTGGAGAAGGAAACCGTGATCACCGGTCGTGTGGTCGACGGCTCCGGCCAGGCGGTCGGCGGCGCGTTCGTCCGCCTGCTGGACGGCAGCGACGAGTTCACCGCCGAGGTGGTGGCATCGGCGACCGGTGATTTCCGGTTCTTCGCCGCGCCCGGCACCTGGACCGTGCGCGCCCTGTCGTCCGCGGGCAACGGCAACGTGACCGTCGCGCCGACCGGTGCGGGGATCCACGAAGTCGACGTGAAGGTCGCCTGA